A single Salmo salar chromosome ssa19, Ssal_v3.1, whole genome shotgun sequence DNA region contains:
- the cox4i1l gene encoding cytochrome c oxidase subunit 4I1-like isoform X1 has protein sequence MLTSRALVRGLKSWFWRPLSSTSSVQAAHGKGSLGVLYGAGLRTIRPVEGVITSLTVLYVSPDVLDPSVPQYNNRLDTPLSDVPFVRNLNSEQRQLKEKEKGPWTKLTKEEKIALYRLTHELTYPEMRRGSSEWKTVLGGVFIFLGFSGMLVWWQRIFVFGEVPHTLSDEWVEKQTQRMIDMRINPIGGFAYHWDYAKKQWK, from the exons ATGTTGACCTCTCGAGCACTCGTGCGCGGGCTGAAGAGCTGGTTTTGGAGACCACTTTCATCTACCAGCAGCGTGCAGGCTGCTCATGGAAAAG GGTCATTGGGAGTGCTGTATGGCGCTGGACTACGCACTATTCGGCCAGTAGAGGGAGTGATAACATCATTGACTGTCCTGT ATGTGAGCCCTGATGTGCTTGACCCCTCAGTGCCACAGTACAACAACCGCCTAGACACTCCTCTCTCTGACGTTCCATTCGTTAGGAACCTCAACTCAGAGCAGAGGCAGctcaaggagaaggagaaggggccCTGGACCAAGCTCACCAAGGAGGAGAAAATTGCAT TGTACCGTCTGACCCATGAGCTGACCTACCCTGAGATGAGGAGAGGCTCCAGTGAGTGGAAGACGGTACTGGGAGGGGTCTTCATCTTCCTGGGCTTCTCTGGCATGCTGGTCTGGTGGCAGAGGATCTTTG tgtttGGCGAGGTTCCTCACACTCTGTCTGATGAATGGGTGGAGAAGCAGACCCAGAGAATGATTGACATGAGGATAAACCCCATCGGTGGGTTTGCCTATCACTGGGACTACGCGAAGAAGCAGTGGAAATAG
- the cox4i1l gene encoding cytochrome c oxidase subunit 4I1-like isoform X2: MLTSRALVRGLKSWFWRPLSSTSSVQAAHGKDVSPDVLDPSVPQYNNRLDTPLSDVPFVRNLNSEQRQLKEKEKGPWTKLTKEEKIALYRLTHELTYPEMRRGSSEWKTVLGGVFIFLGFSGMLVWWQRIFVFGEVPHTLSDEWVEKQTQRMIDMRINPIGGFAYHWDYAKKQWK; the protein is encoded by the exons ATGTTGACCTCTCGAGCACTCGTGCGCGGGCTGAAGAGCTGGTTTTGGAGACCACTTTCATCTACCAGCAGCGTGCAGGCTGCTCATGGAAAAG ATGTGAGCCCTGATGTGCTTGACCCCTCAGTGCCACAGTACAACAACCGCCTAGACACTCCTCTCTCTGACGTTCCATTCGTTAGGAACCTCAACTCAGAGCAGAGGCAGctcaaggagaaggagaaggggccCTGGACCAAGCTCACCAAGGAGGAGAAAATTGCAT TGTACCGTCTGACCCATGAGCTGACCTACCCTGAGATGAGGAGAGGCTCCAGTGAGTGGAAGACGGTACTGGGAGGGGTCTTCATCTTCCTGGGCTTCTCTGGCATGCTGGTCTGGTGGCAGAGGATCTTTG tgtttGGCGAGGTTCCTCACACTCTGTCTGATGAATGGGTGGAGAAGCAGACCCAGAGAATGATTGACATGAGGATAAACCCCATCGGTGGGTTTGCCTATCACTGGGACTACGCGAAGAAGCAGTGGAAATAG